A genomic region of Zea mays cultivar B73 chromosome 6, Zm-B73-REFERENCE-NAM-5.0, whole genome shotgun sequence contains the following coding sequences:
- the LOC100382251 gene encoding Cytochrome P450 94C1 — protein MVAYATTSYVAAQALASSLQPQVVAAVFFTSAACTVALAVLLASLRLRPPWWCACAVCEAYVTASWTAEFDNLCDWYAHLLSRAPGRTVHVHVLGNVLTANPPTVDHMLRGRFDNYPKGAPFSAILADFLGRGIFNVDGDSWLFQRKLAAAELASPALRCFAAGVVASELRCRLIPLLHSSAGDEKLLDLQDVFRRFAFDCICRISFGLDPGCLELSLPMSAFADAFDTASMLSARRATAPMHVFWKLKRLLNVGEERQLRDAIGLVDTLAAEVIRQRRKLGTAASGDDLLSRFMGSIDDDKYLRDIVVSFMLAGRDTVASALTAFFLLLSDHPDVATAIRDEVSRVTGDGDGHAATSEKLKDMHYVHAALHECMRLFPPVQFDSKFAAGDDMLPDGTFVARGTRVTYHAYAMGRMESVWGPDCAEFRPGRWLHDGRFVPESPYRYPVFQGGVRVCIGRELAIMEMKSVIVSVVQSFDIEAVSRSSHRPKFAPGLTATFAGGVPVRVRRRARASDELRPPS, from the coding sequence ATGGTCGCATATGCAACCACGTCATACGTCGCAGCTCAAGCCCTGGCGAGCTCTTTGCAGCCGCAGGTGGTGGCCGCCGTCTTCTTCACGTCGGCCGCGTGCACGGTAGCGCTCGCCGTCCTCCTGGCCTCGCTGCGGCTGCGGCCGCCGTGGTGGTGCGCGTGTGCGGTGTGCGAGGCGTACGTGACGGCGTCGTGGACAGCCGAGTTCGACAACCTCTGCGACTGGTACGCGCACCTCCTGAGCCGCGCGCCCGGGCGGACCGTGCACGTGCACGTGCTGGGCAACGTGCTCACCGCCAACCCGCCCACCGTCGACCACATGCTGCGCGGCCGCTTCGACAACTACCCCAAGGGCGCCCCCTTCTCGGCCATCCTCGCCGACTTCCTCGGCCGCGGGATATTCAACGTGGACGGCGACTCCTGGCTCTTCCAGCGCAagctcgccgccgccgagctcgcCTCCCCGGCGCTGCGCTGCTTcgcggcgggcgtcgtggcctccGAGCTGCGGTGCCGGCTCATTCCTCTGCTTCACTCTTCGGCCGGCGACGAGAAGCTGCTCGACCTCCAGGACGTgttccgccgcttcgccttcgACTGCATATGCAGGATCTCGTTCGGCCTTGACCCCGGCTGCTTGGAGCTGTCGCTGCCCATGTCGGCGTTCGCGGACGCGTTTGACACGGCGTCGATGCTCTCCGCGCGGCGCGCGACGGCGCCCATGCATGTGTTCTGGAAGCTGAAGCGGCTACTCAACGTCGGGGAGGAGCGGCAGCTCCGCGACGCCATCGGCCTCGTCGACACGCTTGCCGCTGAGGTGATCCGGCAGCGCCGGAAGCTCGGCACCGCCGCCTCGGGCGACGACCTCCTGTCGCGCTTCATGGGCTCCATCGACGACGACAAGTACCTCCGGGACATCGTCGTAAGCTTCATGCTTGCCGGACGTGACACCGTCGCCTCGGCTCTGACGGCCTTCTTCCTGCTGCTCTCCGACCACCCGGACGTGGCCACCGCGATCCGGGACGAAGTCTCCCGCGTCACCGGAGACGGAGACGGCCACGCCGCCACCTcggagaagctcaaggacatgcactACGTGCACGCGGCGCTGCACGAGTGCATGCGGCTGTTCCCGCCGGTGCAGTTCGACTCCAAGTTCGCCGCCGGAGACGACATGCTCCCGGATGGCACGTTCGTCGCCAGGGGCACCCGGGTGACCTACCACGCGTACGCCATGGGCCGCATGGAGTCCGTGTGGGGCCCCGATTGCGCCGAGTTCCGGCCTGGCCGCTGGCTCCACGACGGCCGGTTCGTGCCGGAGAGCCCCTACCGGTACCCGGTCTTCCAGGGCGGCGTGCGCGTCTGCATCGGCAGGGAGCTCGCCATCATGGAGATGAAGTCCGTCATCGTCTCCGTCGTGCAGAGCTTCGACATCGAGGCGGTCAGCCGTAGCTCCCACCGGCCAAAGTTcgcgccagggctcaccgccacgTTCGCCGGGGGCGTGCCCGTCAGAGTGCGACGGCGAGCTCGTGCCAGCGACGAGCTCCGACCGCCAAGTTAA